The stretch of DNA AATAGGGATGCTTTTGAAATATTACATTTGGCAATATCTTCATGGAATTTTCCTTGTTATTCTTCGTGTTTCACTTTTAACTCACACTATTAATAATATGGTGCACGTGTCAATTTGATAGGAAGTACCAATGCATGAGATGAGTTGTTTCATAGAATTACCAGCTTCAAATTTTGTTGGTTGGTTATTGACATACAGTACAAAATACCCATGATGATTTTGCATAGCTTTTATTTAATTAGTCTCACTCAATAGACATTCACAAAGAAAAGTATTTGCAGGGCATCTTCTTGCTTCTGCTGGAATGGATCACAAGGTTCATGTATGGAACGTATGGGACAAAGGGAATACTACAGCTCGTGTTTTGAAACATCACACTGCTGCTGTAAAGGATGTAAGGTGGTCCCTTCATAGGCCCTTTTTACTTTCTGGAGGGCTTGATTGTTCCTTACAGCTAGTTGATGTTGTTGAGGGAAAAGTAATGAAAGTATTCAAGGATGATCAAGCTGTGGAGGTTATCAAGTTCAATCCAAGCAACCCTGATCTCTTCCTATCTGGTGGGTCCAAGGGTTCCCTTAGACTTTGGGATATTCGATGTGGTCTGGTAACAAAAGAATTTCAAAGAAGCCTTGGAACCATCCTTGACATTGACTTCAGTGCTGATGGGAGACAATTTATCTCTTCAACTGACACAACCAGAAGCAATATTAGTGAGAACACTATAGTTGTTTGGGATGTCTCGCGACAAGTTCCTTTATCTAACCAGGTAATAGGTGTATAGCTCTTATTAGTCCTTAAGTGTATGTGGTTCTGTTAGTTCCATATATCTGTGTGTTTGTAGTACTACCTCCTTTCGGATTCATTTAAAGTTGGCAAATCTGTGGTCAAACATTCAAGCATCAGAACATCGACATATTTAAAATTGTCAAAGTTGGATGTATGAAAATGCCATTACTATATTTGCTAGTACTAGTATTAAGTTTAATTTCAAACTAAATTTATAAGTCAGAGTGTAGTAAGTTACAGATAATAAGTAACAATCAAAGTCACATTTTGAAGGCTGAAATGTAAAATCTTACCCTATAATATTAAGCCACTTAGAGTTTCTTTGTTGGACCCTTCTTTGTTTGGTCCTTGTTTTTTTTCCCTTTcagttttttcctttttttatatataaataaacatCACGTTCTAGTCTATTTCTTCCATCTTTAGTCCAGGGAGTGTATTTTGCAGTAACAGGGATTGGGCTCCTACCAGCAGGATGGAAGTTAACAGAATGAACCATTTGTATATGACAGGTTTATACTGAAGCATTCACATGCCCGTGTGTAAGATACCACCCACGTGAAGCATCTTTTGTTGCACAATCCAATGGGAACTACATTGCTATTTTTTCAGCAAGGCCACCCTTCAAGCTGAACAAGTACATGCGGTTTGAAGGACATGGAGTGTGGGGTTTCCCTGTGAAGTGCAACTTTTCCCTGAGCGGAAGAGAACTTGCATCTGGTTCATCTGATGGATGTATCTACTTTTATGATTACAAGTCGGCAAGGCTTTTAAGGAAAATAGAAGCCTTCAAAGAAGCATGCACTGATGTTGTGTACCACCCAGTCATGCCTAATGTGATTGCTTCTTGTAGCTGGTCTGGTGAAATATCTGTCTTTGAGTGACTTGATATAATGCTTGGTAGGGAAGTAAAGTTGAGTGTTACATGGCAAAGTTTTTACAAGTTGAGTGTTACATCGCTGGCACCGGCGGGTTACCGGAGGCGGCTGGCAAGGTGATTTCCAGCAATCTGGCAGAGCCGGTGAAGATTTTTGGTGCCACGGGGATATAGACACAAACAACTTGTAACCTTGGAAGAC from Sorghum bicolor cultivar BTx623 chromosome 8, Sorghum_bicolor_NCBIv3, whole genome shotgun sequence encodes:
- the LOC8066988 gene encoding WD repeat-containing protein 25, whose protein sequence is MDLLSAAYGATSDDEDAADPPSSVPVATGSASFAPPPLKRPRWESHQYLPPTHCFPQQPLLNTVTPLASPSSGRYVSKRERALLASSQVHVESGSPLSPVTRAEVYCAVGSINNTNLRADILHSLQCQPKPGPSTSFPLKLSVCLKGHTKAINCVDWSPSHGHLLASAGMDHKVHVWNVWDKGNTTARVLKHHTAAVKDVRWSLHRPFLLSGGLDCSLQLVDVVEGKVMKVFKDDQAVEVIKFNPSNPDLFLSGGSKGSLRLWDIRCGLVTKEFQRSLGTILDIDFSADGRQFISSTDTTRSNISENTIVVWDVSRQVPLSNQVYTEAFTCPCVRYHPREASFVAQSNGNYIAIFSARPPFKLNKYMRFEGHGVWGFPVKCNFSLSGRELASGSSDGCIYFYDYKSARLLRKIEAFKEACTDVVYHPVMPNVIASCSWSGEISVFE